TTCCGCTAGACACCTCTCGCGTTCTAGCAGAACCTTGCCTTCAGCATGTTTCACCACCTTaagcagggctgaacatttacgttccaaagtcctgacttcatggttaaGCTGTTGATGGCGAAGTTGAGACTCCtccgccgatgaagccaggactctgatacgttcagagctcgtgctcagctcctgctcaaggacttccacccgagctagggccctCTCCTTCTGAGCATTCAACTCATTCAGGCAAACTTGAAGTCCTtcagaatcagcctttaaggcttcATACTGGCACTGGACTTCGTTCCTTTGacttacagcctcatccctTTCCTGAAGAGCcgttgtcatagaggacagctgctttaaaacttCCACACAACGAACTTCCACCTCAGCtgtcctctcatcagactccttgagaACCCTGTGAGCACGAGACAACTCTGCTTCCAGAGATTTGGTGTGCTCTGCTGCCTCAGCCGCCCTAccttcagctcttttaagggcctccaacgcagagtgcaactccacctggagggactgggaATGTTCCCGGGCAGCTAGAAGATTGCCCCTGGCGTCATTGGTGGCAGATATATTCTCCTCCAGGCGCACCTCTTCAATCCGGCgatccacggactcccggagggagtggtcgcgagcgtccacctccataaaaAGACCCGTCACCTAGTAGGGGAGAACAACcgtcaaaagaaagaaatagagaagaccaaaagagagagaaaaataatttaccatCAAAAGCATATCCCTGATTGTATTCCCGAGCTCTTCACGAGATCGAGATCGGAAGGAcgcttgctccttggtagaactgacTAAAAAACCAGTAAGGGCAAGCAGGCGtggatccgaggcctctgtAGCTCCGCCGAACATCCGTTCTCTAAGAAATTCAGCGATGGCATTGGCCGGAGATTGAGAGGTGATGTCCGCCACATTCAGAGTGTTGTTGTCAGTAGAAGACAATGGAGGTACAACAAGAACATTTTTTCCTTTCCCAATAGGAGGAAGGGCAGGAGAAGATCCTTTGGAAGCCCTGGGCTTCTTCTGGGCAGGAGGAGGGGCAGATGTCCCATGAGGCGTTGGACGCTTGTCCCCGGTTTTCCCTACGGGGTCTCCAGACTCAGACCTGACCCCCACAGAGGCAGGGGCATCCCTAGCAGGCACCTCCAAGACGTCATCCTCCACAAGGACgatctcttttcccttcccaggGGCCTCCTCATCCTCGGTAATGGGGGACTTAAATTTTCCCCCTGACACCTCTTCAGAAGAATGAGCAAGACCCAATTGTGCTTGTTCAACGACctcggtctgctccacaatggcTAGAGAAACTTCCCTCACACCCTCTGAAGAAGCTTGAGCAGACTTAGACTCTTCAGTAGGCTTAATAGTCAAGGCCGACTTGCCACGACTAGATGGCCGAGATGACTTAGAGCCTCGAGAGCTCAGCTTAGGATCTCGAGAGGAAGCCTTGGTAGGAGGTCGGCTAACTTTCTTGGAAGAAGCAACTTGAGCCACCTCTGCAGCGACCTCAGGCACCGAACGCCCAGCCCGAAGGGCATCgaaaattgcatgcatattaTCTCGAGACAGGACTAAGTTCTTCGGATGCTTGATCTCTTCCATTTTAacgtcagaagctgcaaaaacacGAAACTATAAAGAATTAGcgcattttataatattatttacaaAGAAGAAACGGAATCGCTGGACgaggcactatacccgtgtcccgaatatccctaagattagacacgaacatacacttctcgacgtcatacttcctctcaacagaagtcagtcgaagcaaccccacctgctcaataaggctcaatcggggcaggtcattgcagcCCGGAGGAACATCCTCCCAACCTAGATCCACTTCCCATGATAAGGCGGattctaatttcagctccgccacaaggaaattctcaacccatccctttatggaatccttgtagcccgtgaaaagagacaacacactacggggggaaaaataatagaaattctgAACCGCCCTAACGAGACGGAAGAAAGTGacgaacagacaggccgtgggtgtgAAACCCCAGCTTCGGCAGATGGATTCGAAAcaactcatgaacagaatagaatttggggataacatccgggGGGTTACTCCGAAGTATTGGAAAACCTCGACAAAAAAAGGAGTAAAAGGGAAAGGTAAACCAAAATCCCTCTGTTTGAGAAAAAAGACTATACAACGCCCCCTCTGGGGATCCATCAAACCAGGGGGGGGAGGgtttggaagaactatcctttcattttggaaaggagctcgaataagataAAGCGGAGTATCTAAATACCTCTGAGAAATATGTTTATTTATGGTAGAAGAAGTGATATGCGACCTAAGATTAGCGACATCCGGGAGCTTTGGACCCTCCATGGAAGAACAaagaagcgtacctgaaaacGCAATACGGTGGAAAAAGcagaagaagttgcaggaaaacagagagcagaagagagcgagttttttcagaagacagggagaattcgaagtgaaaggcaataatgagatgaaacgttgttctgagcagttttgtcttggagcggcgcgatcattaattgctctcgaagtttaccctttcaacggttagataataaccggcgagaaggtaaaggggcaaagagatgaccgctgggcttctccactCCTACAAAGGGTCAGGCCCACGGCAATAGCCCATCAGCCGAAGGCCCACACGCTATCTACATAAGAGAAACCCAAATTGTCAAAACCTTGAGACCGAGCTCCAATTGAATCTCTCGCTCAGGACGACCTGACATGCAAAATGCACATCATCACCGCTCAGgcagtaaaaactaaggaaaaagaGTAAGTCATAGAAAGACCCAAGGAGACAAACAGGgggaagcatgataaaggtcagaccagCCTATCACCTAAAAAGGATCATCATAAAGCAAAGGCCAGGAGCCCAGAACGAAGCGATGAAGGCGCCTCGGAATCCTACAAAGTTATGGGTCAGAAGCTCAACCCATTGATTAAAAGCAAAGCTCGCAGGTCGGTTAGTCTAGCTCGGAAAAAGTATATTGAAAGATATGGGTCAGAAGCTCAACCCCTTGATTAAAAGCAGAGCTCGCAGGTCGGTTAGTCTCGCTGAGATAAAGTAAACCAAAAGCGAGCTCGCAGGTCGGTTAGTCTCGCTTGGATAAAGTAAATCAAAAGCGAGCTCGCAGGTCGGTTGGtacagctcggaaagagtaaacTGAAAACTCAAACTGGCTAAATGGATTCTGGGTCGGATCAATTAAAAGGCAAGAAGGAAAAAACAATATCGTAGACTTCTCAgagaaaaccatgaaaacagtcTCAACATCTCACTCATAATAAAGAAGGAATAGTTCGGATATGAACGAAAAAATGAAAGtttcattacagcacgttacgaatacccacattacagaataaaaagctatccttagaggatttacatgcccagatacatcgtctacgtttacatcactatcacctatCACACTATCCTAGTTTTCGATACAGAGGAACTCTTGAATACGGAAAACGAGCTCTGTAGGTCGGCCGAGCCCTGCttcgttattataggggaactgaataagttgattcccataagcatttctcactgttcccctataggcaaacattcggttgcccaagtgtgattCACGGTACAtccgaacaagctcagatattatatgctGTTCGTATGtcacgcatgaaaaacataagtcttcgcgTTACGGCTTCAAAAAGATCACAGAGCATATATTCGAAGGTATCGACGGAAACTTGACTGAGCGCAGCAGATCTCAGCCTCTCATAATACAGGTATTCCACACCAAAGGGGACAATAAAGTGATCATTTTTGCCacctccatttatatcaaaagcagaCAGCAAGGACATCGGGGAAATATCCTTCTCGAAGGAAGGTAAAGTCAAAGCAGACCCCTCAACAgcccatagcctctttggaGCTCGAACAACAACCAGAGGAGGAGGCCAGCCAGACGATCTGGGTAAAACAGTTTCAACGACCTGCCAAATGGCCCCACCCATCAACCGTCCTACTAGGAGGACCTCTGAAGCAACCTTCAGACTCCCTCGAGGTAATATCAGATTTTCAAGAGGTTTAGACTGACCCatctttatctcaggtactgcaaaaagtcCCAAACAGAGACAAGTCAGGATAATCTCTTGTCAAGATAatgaaagcaagattaaagcaaacctctggggcaacaaagcaatgAAGCCCCCGGCTCACCTCGatccgtttgaagaaggcgtcaaataGATCCTTTGCCGAAAAAACAGGAGAATCTCGCTGGAGGAAGAAAACAGACAGAAGACTGGAAGGAAAGACTCCCGTTCTCCGACAGAGGGCATAAGAGCGAAGAGGAGTTAACACTGATATATACTCAAAGTCTGAAGTCTTAGCACAAAGTAAAATAACTCTAGACTCTAAGCCCACGGTGTCGGGATCTTTAAAAGATgttcatggaaaaggaaaaaaggggGCATGTCCAGGCGATAATGACAGGAAAGTAAGAAGAGCAGAGTATATGAGGGGTAAGGAAAGGCcagaaaaggaaaaaggcagataggattcaagaaatgaggagtgacaaaaagatgaaagggagtTATGAAGGCAGCTACATAtgaacaggcgcggtcataatggttctcgatattcaccccctcggcagtcggagcaataactgccaagaaggtgaaggggcaattgatgactgctggatttccctacccccaatcctgggcctagattacggccacggcccatgaaaggaaggcccgcacgCCCTCTCAAGTAAAACAGGCCCGGATCACCAGATCCCTGAGGccggactccaccagattcttcctcatcaagatcggcccagcccgtaTCACCTCCTCAcggattccttctcctcctgggttcagcgtccagccccgctctcggcccagcccagaatccagaacgagactcatcatacagcctggcagatccgctcgagtgtacgcacgggggagaatcagaggccgttacgtatggagcaggcgccgatatcctcgtacgcacatatctgtatggcagagacgcgtggtccaatcctgggagagccgttatacgtcactagcaagcaggaagaaaaggataaaagggatacccctctAGAGAGATAGGCCAAGTTTTTCTCTTCAAGACAAAAACTCTTGTAAaatcctattctattggatctcaaatcatcaaaatttaaatattatttggtataataaaaaaaattaaatcaaggagctaaaaatatgtaatatgaaaaaatttatattataattataagaaagtaatgagaatttaatttaatttaatttgagatTATAGAAGAAATTATtcgttatttttatataaaaatatgtatataattatttttacatataaattaaaCAGTATTTATTAAAGCAAtgaatttacattttttaatatattatttacaaatattatttcattattattcaaattaataaaatttactttttttctaGTGTATTTTTGTGAACCTTTTCAAGTATATTACAAAActtatagataaattaataactgATCTATACTCACAAATTTaatcttaataaatatatttaaataaatttaaaaaattttaaattttagtcgctcaatttttaatttttatttaaaaaaattaacaaatgatttataattgaataataataataatacgaaGAGTATTAAATTAACTTTCTTTTAacttttgaaataaataataatatattttaaattaaaaaacattaaagtgttaataataaatttatataattgcttaatgaaaattaataatttcagtatataattactaaaattaatacaaaattaagttttttattattatcgttATTATTTACAGATATTTGAATGTGAAGCTTCCTTTACCAGATTTCCCACTTCTGCTCGTTGATATTTTAtgagaaattaataataaaaaaactaattatgaaaaaaatatcttTCTGGGCGAAAAGCTATCTATCATTGGATGCTCAACCAAGTCCATCCACATTTCCACATTTTCATGGCCATTACAGCCACCATAAGCTTAAGCTCCTCTTCCCCAACAGTGTTCTCAGCCATTCCATCACTGAACATTCAACACCCACCAccctcttcttctcctttagcctcttcttttggTAAATTTGGTGTAAAGTTAGTCTCCAATGAAGCTGATCTTACCACTGCATCAGCAACTCAAGCATTAGCATTGGCGGGCGCTGCAGTTCAGGCGGCGAGAGAGGCTGTGGAATTGGTTTCTGGGTGTGGAAATGAGATGGGAAAATATGGGAGTGTTGAGTTAATAGcgaggaggaagaagagaaggaaaagaagaaaagggttTGATTGTTTGAAGGTGGAGGATAAGGATGGTCAATGTGATGGAGGTTTACTTCAGCCTTCGAATTTTGGGTATTTAAGCCCAATCGAGGAAGAAGAGTTCTGTCTGTGTCACCAGGTATGCTTCTTcacaaaaaaaggaaaaaaaaaataaaaatctgtaCAGTAGTTGCTGCTTAAGTGCTTGATGTTGTGATTCTGAGAAATGGATGCTAGAATTACAAGTTTAGAGCAAAACATTGGGAGAAATGTCCTTTAGTAatggaaaattttgaaataatgaaTTTTGACATGATTTTGAGAGCTTTGTGCAGGGTTTTGATATTAGTTTGCTTGATTTCTCCCAACACTAACATAAAGTTTAAATCTTGATTAATAACCTGAGTTCTCTTTCACAAACTTCAAAAGCTGAAGGTTTTAATTGCGCAAGCAACTTCTATGTTGCTCAaccaaaatttatttatctgtTAAGGCTATAAGTTCTTGCAAATTTTCAGGACCTAGCAAGATTAGAAGCGGCAATAAGGAGAATAGCTGAAACTCAAGAACACGAGCCAACTTTGGAGCAATTGGCTAAGGACTTACAGATGAAGAAGAGCAGTGTAGATAAGATAGTGTATAAAGGAAGAAAATCGCGAGAGAGGATTACTCACAGCTACCGGAGACTTGTTATCTCTATTGCTAATAGTTACAGAGGCAAAGGATTAAGCCTTCAAGACCTTATTCAGGTTTTTTGTAAACAAATTATAATTTCCTTTAACATTCCTATCAATGCTTTATATGGAGCAAGTTTTTATTTCAACAGGAAGGAAGCATTGGGCTTCTTCGAGGTGCAGAACGATTTGATCCAAGGAGAGGCAACAAGCTATCTACGTATGCTTACTGGTGGATCAGAGAAGCTATCATTGCATCCATAACTAACAAGTCTAGATTAGTTAGAATACCAGTGAGAACTTTGTGTTTCAACTTCATGTTTATGTTGAAAGATTTGATACTGTTTTAGAGatgaatatatatatgaatCTAGTTTTTCCTTGGCCTACTTCTGCTTTGAGCTAGCGTAGGGAAGCATGCGGAATAAGATGACAAAAATTGCAGAAACTAAAGCTGTATTGGGAAAAAAGTTGGGGAGGTTGCCATCTTACGATGAGATTGCTGAAGTGCTGAATGTTCATGTTTCAACAGTGAGGTTTGGTTATGAGAGGAGCAGGTCCCCTATTTCATTGAATCGAGCAGTAACTGATCAAGGCAGCATGACACTCCAGGTGCTTCTGTTACTTCTGTGATGACTAGTATAAATATACGTGTGTGTGCATGCGCACGAATGTAAGTTCTGCAGCTAATATCTACTGATGTTGAATTGCTTGATTCACTTATTCTGTTTGCAGGAGATCATACCAGGGCCAGAAGAAATGATGCCGGAGAACATGGTAAAAAGGCAGCTAATGAAACAAGAGTTGGAGAAGCTTCTTCAAACACTTAGTGAAAGAGAAGCACTTGTTTTGAGATTGATCTATGGATTGAATGGACAGACACCTCAATCCTATGAGGAGATAGGAAGATCATTGAAGCTATGCAGGGAAAGGATCAGACAGATAAATAGCATTGCATTGACAAAGTTAAGACAGAGAAGCATTTCGGACAATTTGCATATATACATTGTATAAAATACCCTGTTCTTGAACttgataaatataattgaaaatatgTTCCACAAAGATGGGGTAAGAAAAAGGGGACAAGAGGTTTTCTGCAATTTTTCCAGTGTTCTTTGGTTCCTCCAGAACAATAGAGATGCTGTGGGAGCAAAATAATAGCCTTTTGTGGCGCGATCGACATGGGATGAATATCAGGAGGGACAATGCTTATAAATAATCTGTACAAGCCCATGCCGAAGATTAGCATAACAGTCCCAGCAAGATAAACATCTACATTCAGCATAAATGTGTCAAAACACGAGTTcatttacaatagaaatttcACTGTTCATGAATTGCAAGAAAAAACATAGCTTGAATTTTTAGGAGAAGATAGAGCTTCCTTGACACATAAAAAGTACATTTGCTGTCATGGCAAAGTTGCAGACAAAGGAGTTACAAGGTACTGCAACTCTTTATGAATAAATTCCTACACAGCTAGTCCAATGAACTTTGTGTGCATAAAAAATGTAAACAAAACCCTACAAAAGATCAGAGGTTTTGGAGGTATTAATCTCTCTGCGCGAGTAATTTCATACTAGTGTTGATGAAAGTGCAATAATTTGACTTAAGATTGAGCTTTTTGTGCATATTTCAGAGCAGAATCCACTAAAAAGACCAAAACCATTTCAAATTTCAGCAGCTACCCTTTTCTGCTGTGAAAGGCATGTGTGTTCAGCTTGATTATGGTAGAAAAGGAAGTGTATACAACTATGGAAAATCCGATTCTAATTGATTGCTTGCCCATTTATGAGTTTCTTTACATGGAAGTTAAAATGTCTCACCTATCTGCTGAATTGGATATTTTGCTACCTGTTGTAATAGTTCTTGATTCAATTCTACTTCTTGTAAAATAGGGTATCCAAATCAGTGTCATGCAATTTCtgaaaattcaagaaaattttAACTCCCAAAGGAGAAAAAGAGTACAAATTTATTTCTGCAGAAAACTAAAGAAGAAAAGGACAAAAAGAAACTACAGCTACAGTGCTGAATTGTTCTTCTTGTAGTTGTTCTGCTAGTTTGTCGAACTCCACGATCTAACAACAATCATAGCCACAAGAGCAAAGTAGACACCACCCCAAGTTCTTTTGATTGCAAATATCAGAAAAGATCCAATGCTCAAGTAAAACCATTTATCAATCAACCCATCACCTTCGTCTGCTTCATCTTTCCCTCCGACATATGGACCATTCTTGATCCTCCCATTGTTTGAATAATCATCTAGACACTTCAAAGCAAGTGGATCTCCACAGAGACCTGAATTTCCAGCAAAAGATGATGTACTAAAAGTTGTCGTCTGACCTTGATACGGAATTCTGCCTGACAAGTTATTGTTTGACAGATTCAAACTTCACAAAAATGTCATTGAAGACATGCTCTGAGGAATAGGACCAGAAAGCCTATTGCCTGAGATAATAACTAGCATTGATAACAACTGACGCAATTCTAAATGTTTTCAGGAATTTGATATGGTTTCTCGACAGGTTTAAAACTTCCAAACCAACTAGCATTGTGATTTCTTTAGGAATCTCTCTATGCAGATTATTTCCTGAAAGATCCATGCTGGTTAGAAGTTCAAGATTGGTGGTGTACTACAGTTCAAGCCCATTTTTTTTCACATATAGGTATTGTTGGTAATTGTATGCTATATATATTTGGTAAGAATGGTTGTCATTTTGCTGATGGGTCATGACTTTAAGACCGCTAAAGCTAGCAGGAATGGAACCGTTTAACTGATTTTCTGCCAGGTCCAGAATTTgcaaaaaattcaaattcatgttAAGGGAATTTCACCAGAAAAGTTACTTGATCTCAAGCTAAGTATTCTAAGAGATGGGAAAGCTTCAACAATCCAAGGTGGTATATTTCCTGAACTTGTTGTGTGCTAAATCTAAAGTTTccaaatttaaatatcaaagaGATGATGAGATTTCTCCTGATAATCTGTTGTTGCCCAAGTGAAGTGTTGAAAGGCTACGTAACTCACCCATAGATGTTGGAATCCCTCCAGATAAATTGTTGTTATGAAGGTCTAGAACTTCGACAGCAAAAAGATTTCCCATGCTTGAAGGAATGGTTCCTGTCAAATTGTTTCTTGAAAGATCCAACAGATTTCACCaatgttgtctggtataggactAGAGAATCGGTTGTTAGAAAGATCTAGTACTGAGACATCTGAAAGAGGAATGGATCCTTTGAAGTGGTTGTTACTCAAATCAACAACTAATGCTTCTATCTTACATTCAACGGATTTGACAAACTGCCCTCTAAATCATTGGAAGAAACATCTAAAACATAGATAGAGCCAGACATGTCCCAAAACCAGTTGGCAGTATCGCCCGAAATGCTGCAGTTGGAGAGTTTCAAAACACGTATTTCTTTCTGAGATCCAAGCCAAATGGGAAAGGAAGGACCTAAATGGCATGATCGCATATCCAGTTCAATAATCTGAAGGGGGGGGGTCCAATTGGAACTGATATCGAAAATGAGTGAACTTGTAAACAAGAACAAGGACTTCAGTTTACTTAACGTCAGAAAATGTGTTTCTGAGATAACAACTGTCAATTCattgtcagaaatatcatgttcGTACAACTCTGATAGCAGTCCTAAGATGTCTGGCAGAGTACCATTTAGCTTATTTGAGTTCATTAGAAGATGAGCTAAATGCTGCAAAATTCCAATGGAAGCTATTCAATTTTGGTTATGATTTCTTACACAAGAAAATGAAGCAATTTCGGAATTGGTTATGATTTCTTGCCACAGATTGCCAAGTTCAAATCAGTCTCAtgccaaaaaaaagaaaaaaaggaaactaAAACTTCTGAAATTCAAGAAACTTTTTAACATCCAAAGGTTAAAAAGTGTACAAAATTCTTTCTGCAGAAAACTAAAAAAACTGATCACTtgctaaagaagaaaaagatgaaaaagaaacaACGCTGCTGTGCTGAATTGTTCTTCTTAAAGCTGTTGCGTCAGTTTCTTGAACTCCACAATTTAACAACAAACCAATGGCAACAGGAATAGTCTTTGAATTTTACAAcagactttaaaaaaaaaaaaaacaaaataagaagTATTTATTAGATAGGGACGATCAGTGTGGAAAACCTCAAAATGtcatattaatttctttttaaccAAAAAAGATAAATCCCCCGCTAATTTTCCGGTAAGAAGGAAGAAtacaaaaagaaatgaaaaggtCTTGTGAATGTTGTCAAAAGGGAGATTTGGATGAAAATTTTCTAGGAAAACTGAGGAAGAGAGTTTCAGATTGAGGATATTTTAAAGGGAAAATTGGAACAAATTTTCACAGTTTTCAAATCTTTAATTGACTAGCATCTGGCGTGTCTTGAGGTTTAAACCTCAACAGCATCAGTTTTCTTTCTTTAAGCCTGCTTTCAATTTTTCTCAGATTCGAActtttttaaaatctttttgCTGAAATATTTTGAAGacttttctattattattataagtagctacaaataagaaatttaatttgatttctcataaatcaaaagataattaaaaatttaaaattcattgtTTAACCAGTTTTCAAATTAGTAAATTAATTGATCCAATgtgaataagaaaaaaaaatttaaatgttttttttattctcttaatAATTTATCGACTCAAATTCAGATTAATCAAACCGTCTGCTTTTGCTAAAACAGATTATCCGAATCAGTCTCATGCAAATATAACAAGAAATTACAACTGAAAATTCAAAAAACTTTTTAACACCCAAATGACAAAAGATGTACACAAATTATTTCCTCAGAAAACTAAGTAAACTGATCAATCAACAAAGGAGAAAAAGGGGAAAGAAGAAACTACAGCTGCTGTGCTGA
This region of Manihot esculenta cultivar AM560-2 chromosome 10, M.esculenta_v8, whole genome shotgun sequence genomic DNA includes:
- the LOC110624759 gene encoding RNA polymerase sigma factor sigD, chloroplastic produces the protein MLNQVHPHFHIFMAITATISLSSSSPTVFSAIPSLNIQHPPPSSSPLASSFGKFGVKLVSNEADLTTASATQALALAGAAVQAAREAVELVSGCGNEMGKYGSVELIARRKKRRKRRKGFDCLKVEDKDGQCDGGLLQPSNFGYLSPIEEEEFCLCHQDLARLEAAIRRIAETQEHEPTLEQLAKDLQMKKSSVDKIVYKGRKSRERITHSYRRLVISIANSYRGKGLSLQDLIQEGSIGLLRGAERFDPRRGNKLSTYAYWWIREAIIASITNKSRLVRIPGSMRNKMTKIAETKAVLGKKLGRLPSYDEIAEVLNVHVSTVRFGYERSRSPISLNRAVTDQGSMTLQEIIPGPEEMMPENMVKRQLMKQELEKLLQTLSEREALVLRLIYGLNGQTPQSYEEIGRSLKLCRERIRQINSIALTKLRQRSISDNLHIYIV